A single region of the Actinomycetota bacterium genome encodes:
- a CDS encoding penicillin-binding protein 2 has product MTRPPLGRLVAVFVTLSLGLGGILARLAFLQVKDARAYEVRAFRQRVHTITLPPVRGSLLDRHGKELALSLPAKDVYADPRYVKNVDRTARRVARGLHIPLRTVLHALREKTSFVYLARQVDADVAGKLEAQELPGIGFLDDAKRYYPSGPLASQTLGFVGVDGTGLAGLELQYQSQLAGRPGKRTVEVDPSGHIIPQGVNRDVPPVPGDDVVTTIDREIQYRVQLALAAAVKQNQAKGGTVIVMDPRTGDILALASYPWFDPAHFATTPSARIRNSAIVDAYEPGSVNKVITASAAIQDHVIPLTQTLTVPDHWQVGDHVFHDAHTHPAEAMTLADVIAESSNVGTIRIAGMLGPTRIDQYLARYGLGQYTGIDFPGESAGILPLLADWHDTSMGTIPVGQGLAVTPLQMAAVYAAVANGGVWTQPRLVRGFVDPGGSFHPAPAPQTRRVVSAHTARIVRQILAFAVDAGTGVNAQIPGYWVAGKTGTALVPKVNGLGYSNRYIASFIGMVPASRPQLVVAAIIDQPVTVYGAVAAAPLFQEIARYALARMRISPAPRLPLPPHALSYQAG; this is encoded by the coding sequence CCCGCCGGTGCGGGGATCGCTCCTGGACCGCCACGGCAAGGAGCTCGCGCTGTCGCTCCCGGCCAAGGACGTCTACGCGGACCCCCGCTACGTGAAGAACGTGGACCGCACGGCCCGCCGGGTGGCCCGGGGCCTGCACATCCCGCTGCGAACCGTGCTCCACGCGCTCCGGGAGAAGACCTCCTTCGTGTACCTGGCCCGGCAGGTCGACGCCGACGTGGCGGGGAAGCTGGAGGCCCAGGAGCTGCCGGGGATCGGGTTCCTGGACGACGCGAAGCGCTACTACCCGAGCGGGCCGCTCGCCTCCCAGACCCTGGGGTTCGTCGGGGTCGACGGCACGGGGCTCGCCGGTCTGGAGCTCCAGTACCAGTCCCAGCTGGCCGGCCGCCCCGGGAAGCGGACGGTGGAGGTCGACCCCTCCGGCCACATCATCCCCCAGGGCGTGAACCGCGACGTCCCGCCGGTTCCCGGCGACGACGTGGTCACCACAATCGACCGGGAGATCCAGTACCGGGTGCAGCTGGCCCTGGCCGCGGCGGTGAAGCAGAACCAGGCCAAGGGCGGCACGGTCATCGTGATGGATCCCCGTACCGGTGACATCCTGGCCCTGGCCTCCTACCCGTGGTTCGACCCGGCGCACTTCGCCACCACGCCGTCCGCTCGCATTCGAAACTCCGCCATCGTCGACGCCTACGAGCCCGGCTCGGTGAACAAGGTGATCACGGCCTCGGCCGCCATCCAGGACCACGTCATCCCGCTCACGCAGACGCTCACCGTGCCCGACCACTGGCAGGTCGGTGACCACGTGTTCCACGACGCGCACACCCACCCCGCGGAGGCGATGACGCTGGCGGACGTCATCGCGGAGTCGAGCAACGTCGGGACCATCCGCATCGCCGGCATGCTCGGCCCGACCCGCATCGACCAGTACCTGGCGCGGTACGGGCTGGGGCAGTACACCGGCATCGACTTCCCCGGCGAGTCCGCGGGCATCCTGCCCCTGCTGGCCGACTGGCACGACACCAGCATGGGGACCATCCCGGTGGGGCAGGGCCTGGCGGTGACGCCGCTCCAGATGGCGGCGGTGTACGCGGCGGTCGCGAACGGCGGCGTGTGGACCCAGCCACGGCTGGTCCGCGGGTTCGTCGATCCGGGCGGCTCCTTCCACCCGGCACCGGCTCCCCAGACCAGGCGGGTCGTGTCGGCCCACACCGCGCGCATCGTGCGACAGATCCTGGCGTTCGCCGTGGACGCGGGGACCGGCGTGAACGCCCAGATCCCCGGATACTGGGTGGCCGGAAAGACCGGAACCGCGCTGGTCCCGAAGGTGAACGGCCTGGGCTACTCGAACCGGTACATCGCTTCGTTCATCGGCATGGTCCCCGCGTCGCGGCCCCAGCTGGTGGTGGCGGCGATCATCGACCAGCCGGTGACGGTGTACGGCGCGGTGGCGGCGGCGCCGCTGTTCCAGGAGATCGCCCGCTACGCGCTGGCGCGGATGCGGATCTCGCCGGCGCCCCGCCTCCCGCTTCCGCCACACGCGCTCTCCTACCAGGCCGGATGA